The Humulus lupulus chromosome 3, drHumLupu1.1, whole genome shotgun sequence genome window below encodes:
- the LOC133820926 gene encoding transcription factor PAR2: protein MTTYCPKEYFINWSNKGSAVARWRRRRRRTMSARRGLVRMKVKKLQTLIPGGRGLKPDRLFLRTADYILRLRLQVNFLQALSKIYHINN from the coding sequence ATGACGACTTATTGTCCAAAGGAGTACTTCATTAATTGGTCAAACAAGGGGTCCGCCGTGGCGAGGTGGCGGAGGAGGCGGAGGAGGACGATGTCGGCCCGCCGTGGATTGGTCCGGATGAAGGTGAAGAAGCTACAAACATTGATTCCGGGCGGAAGAGGGTTGAAGCCGGACCGCCTTTTTCTTCGGACGGCCGATTACATCTTACGTTTGAGGTTACAAGTTAATTTTTTGCAAGCACTTTCCAAGATTTACCACATTAATAATTAA